One window from the genome of Ailuropoda melanoleuca isolate Jingjing chromosome 5, ASM200744v2, whole genome shotgun sequence encodes:
- the LOC100481930 gene encoding 60S ribosomal protein L39-like, which produces MSSHKTFRTKSFLAKKQKQNHPVPQWIQMKTGNKITCSSKRGHWRTKLGLSGITQEMAPMFALHDGHVLISLCKYHYYLNNRRVLSEK; this is translated from the coding sequence ATGTCTTCTCACAAGACTTTCAGGACCAAGTCATTCTtggccaagaaacaaaagcagaatcatCCCGTTCCCCAGTGGATTCAGATGAAAACTGGTAATAAAATCACATGCAGCTCCAAGAGGGGACATTGGAGAACCAAACTGGGTCTATCAGGGATCACACAGGAGATGGCACCCATGTTTGCACTGCATGATGGTCACGTGCTCATATCACTCTGTAAATATCACTACTATCTAAACAATAGACGTGTTTtatcagaaaaatga